The Argopecten irradians isolate NY chromosome 4, Ai_NY, whole genome shotgun sequence genome has a window encoding:
- the LOC138320932 gene encoding uncharacterized protein, whose amino-acid sequence MAFSATKSVKLTPLLCMTLLLCFQSGSAKTIFVLGGNGLLGAASMERLIEKGDSLMVVNRGNWYWDTSDLILPFVTSIRCNRHRSLSECPDMNFLLSGDGKDVMFDAVIDFSSFEGKHVADVLEVLHDRIDRYIFISSDSTYEVCMKNHSKPTVESDAVRPIPEAERIIYSQKDVYGHRKLEGEEVLEAQKDGGVPFVALRLPDVIGPRDNTYRWWMYQLWIKLSDYLDRPLSVPEELNSRPLSFVYSYDVADILIYLLDAELDVYNQAYNLAMEENPTLTELLKEMATFLDRPDIQIVMNKNSMTYLWPSEPSQQQYDVSELSASDEGWSSALYLFPSVSLGAIETSKAKRVLGWTPTSLTEAVRKSIMFFEEAMLSSDFEGERKEIKRSLLLHFSKDHVRSLRGIDIMYPKHQNIHQEL is encoded by the coding sequence ATGGCTTTCAGTGCGACTAAATCCGTTAAGTTGACGCCATTGCTGTGTATGACTTTACTCCTTTGTTTCCAAAGCGGAAGTGCAAAGACAATATTTGTCTTGGGCGGAAATGGACTTTTAGGTGCCGCTTCCATGGAGCGCCTTATTGAAAAGGGAGATAGTCTTATGGTTGTCAATAGAGGCAATTGGTATTGGGACACATCCGACTTAATTCTTCCTTTCGTGACATCGATCCGCTGTAACCGCCACAGGTCCTTAAGCGAGTGTCCAGATATGAACTTTTTACTTTCTGGAGATGGGAAAGACGTCATGTTTGACGCTGTTATAGATTTCAGTTCTTTTGAAGGGAAACACGTTGCGGACGTTTTGGAAGTTCTCCACGATCGAATCGACCGATACATTTTCATCAGCTCTGACTCCACGTATGAAGTTTGCATGAAGAATCATAGTAAACCGACGGTTGAGTCTGATGCTGTGCGACCAATACCTGAAGCGGAGAGGATCATATACAGTCAAAAGGATGTATATGGGCACAGAAAATTGGAAGGCGAAGAAGTGTTAGAGGCACAAAAAGATGGGGGAGTGCCATTTGTTGCTCTACGTCTACCAGATGTCATTGGACCACGTGACAATACTTACCGATGGTGGATGTATCAGCTTTGGATCAAACTTTCCGACTACCTTGACCGACCACTTTCTGTACCAGAAGAGTTGAATAGTCGACCATTAAGCTTTGTTTACTCCTATGATGTAGCAGATATACTTATTTATCTTCTCGACGCAGAACTGGATGTTTATAATCAGGCATATAATTTAGCAATGGAAGAAAATCCTACCCTGACtgaactattgaaagaaatgGCGACATTTTTAGACCGCCCAGACATTCAGATAGTAATGAACAAAAATTCGATGACGTACCTTTGGCCGTCAGAACCTTCCCAGCAACAGTATGACGTATCTGAGTTGTCTGCTAGTGACGAAGGCTGGTCGTCTGCACTCTACCTATTCCCATCTGTGTCTTTGGGTGCTATTGAAACTTCCAAAGCCAAACGAGTACTCGGTTGGACTCCGACGTCACTTACAGAGGCTGTGCGGAAATCGATTATGTTTTTTGAAGAGGCAATGCTTTCGAGTGACTTTGAAGgggaaagaaaagaaataaaacgaTCTCTTCTGTTGCATTTCAGTAAAGATCACGTACGGTCTCTGAGAGGCATAGATATAATGTACCCGAAGCACCAGAATATACACCAGGAACTCTGA